In Carya illinoinensis cultivar Pawnee chromosome 9, C.illinoinensisPawnee_v1, whole genome shotgun sequence, the following are encoded in one genomic region:
- the LOC122275918 gene encoding uncharacterized protein LOC122275918 — protein sequence MSRQNMRRPQSSNRRQPLLPTQASSGKSRLAEVAGGTTAECAAVCCCCPCGLVNLLYLAIYKVPSGLFHRALKRKRTRQLVKKGLLPPRRHRYLCGYDETGIQTHQVVVVDGLSPEIKSKQMEESEKEVMKLEKEMWERYFYGTGFWRSPSQRESPQR from the coding sequence ATGTCTAGGCAAAACATGCGACGCCCGCAATCCTCAAACCGACGCCAACCGCTCCTACCGACCCAAGCGTCATCAGGGAAGTCCCGGCTAGCTGAGGTAGCGGGAGGCACTACCGCCGAGTGTGCCGCTGTGTGCTGCTGCTGCCCCTGCGGGCTTGTGAACCTGCTGTACCTGGCCATCTACAAGGTCCCGTCGGGGCTTTTCCACCGCGCTCTGAAGAGGAAGCGGACTCGGCAGCTGGTCAAGAAGGGCCTGCTTCCGCCTCGGCGCCACCGGTACTTGTGCGGGTACGATGAGACCGGGATACAGACTCACCAGGTGGTGGTGGTTGACGGCTTGTCGCCGGAGATAAAGTCGAAGCAGATGGAGGAGTCGGAGAAGGAGGTGATGAAGCTGGAGAAGGAAATGTGGGAGAGGTACTTTTACGGTACTGGGTTTTGGAGAAGTCCTTCCCAGAGGGAGTCACCCCAACGATAA
- the LOC122277619 gene encoding uncharacterized protein LOC122277619, which produces MGISVRVGFMAVFAISGSVVLLAHQVHKRLLSDFMKRVESELGTTHVLHSHAKKLKKVKSELGSEKYQAKKKVRFADDVKEPSSNNKEYRNRQYLSKSKVNEVCSTWAGQC; this is translated from the exons ATGGCAGTCTTTGCGATCTCGGGAAGCGTAGTTCTCCTTGCTCATCAAGTACATAAGCGCCTCCTCTCTGATTTCATGAAAAGAGTTGAATCTGAATTGGGTACTACTCATGTCCTGCACTCCCATGCCAAAAAGCTGAAAAAAGTGAAATCCGAATTGG GATCCGAGAAATATCAAGCCAAGAAGAAGGTCAGATTTGCAGACGATGTTAAAGAACCGTCATCGAATAACAAAGAATACCGTAACCGACAGTACTTGTCCAAAAGCAAAGTCAATGAAGTATGTAGCACATGGGCGGGCCAGTGCTGA